The segment TCCGCATCCATTTGACGATACCGCGTTCTGCCCCGGGTGGCTCAATCTCAGGCAACATCGTGTCGCGGACAAACGGGATGGAATGCTGGTGCGTATCAGACATATCAGCGCTCCTTCAGCCGGACAGAATTGTTGTAGACATTCATGATCGCTGAGATCGCAAGGCTGATGCAGAGATAAAACAGCATCAGGGCAAGGACACATTCGATCGCCCGCCCCGTCTGGTTCAGCGTGATCCCCCCCAGCGTACCGGTGATGTCCATGTAGCCAACCGCAATGGCCAGCGACGAGTTCTTGGTGATGTTGAGGTAATTCGAAATCAGCGGCGGGATGATCACCCGCAGCGCCTGCGGTAGCACCACCAGCTTCATGATCCGGTTCGGACGAATTCCCAGCGACGCCGCCGCTTCGGTTTGTCCCCGGCTTACCGCCTGAATGCCGGCCCGGACGTTTTCGGCGATGAAAGCGCCGGTGTAAATTGCCAGTGCGAACCACAGGGCGATCAGTGAACCGAGGATCTGGATCCCCCCCTGAAAGTTAAACCCTCTGAGCTCGGGGTAATCCAGAGTGACCGGCCGCCCGAGCAGGAAGTAGAACACCAGCGTCGGAAGAAAGAAGATCGCCACCGACGGCCAGCCCATCGGCAACAGCCTGCCCGTGTCGAACAGCAGCTTGGTGGCGTAGCGGCGATAAACAACAACCCCGATAACCGACGCGACAAAGATGGAGGCCAGAAGCAGCGACCCCGGTCCCCAGACCGGCGCTGGCAGATATAGCCCACGGTTGGTAAAGGCGAACGCGCCGAACAGCATCGACGACGTCGCATTCTCGCCGCGAAACGCATTTGGAGCGGGCAGAACGGCTGTCATCACAGTAAAGATGATGATGATCCAGATCAGCACTGGCACGTTACGGAACATTTCGACATAGATCGCCATCAACTTGCGGACCAGCCAGTTTGGCGACAGGCGCAGCACCCCCGCGATCACGCCGATCACCGTCGCAGTGATGCACGCCAGGAACGAGACAAGCAACGTGTTCAAGATACCAACCACAGAGGCCCGCAGATGCGATGACTGACTGGTATAGTCGATAAGTGTTTGATTAATATCGTAATTCGACGGTTCAGACAGAAATCCATATCCGATCGTCAGACCGGCAGCGCGCAGGTTGGCGACCAGATTAGCCCCGAGATAGGCAAAAACGGCAATCACAATGATAAGGGCGATCGCCTGAAACGTGTAAGAGCGGTAGCGCGTGTCGTTGATCAGCATCGACAGCCGAAACGACGCCTGCGGAGGGTCGCTGAATGTGGTCATGAAAGACATCCCTGGTGTCCCGGGTCTCTTGTTCGACGGGTTGATCCCACCTGATGGCCCTGGGCGTTTATTGTGTCTGGTGTCGCAATGCAGAAAGGGCGCAGGAATGTCCCGCGCCCTTTCCTGTTCCGTTTAACGGAACGGCGGGGAGTAAAGCAGACCGCCATCGGTCCACTGCGCGTTCAGGCCGCGCGACAGGCCGATCGGAGTATTCTCGCCGATGTTCTTTTCGAACACTTCGCCATAATTTCCACCTGCTGCGATGGCCATCTTGGCCCAGTCGGCACTCAGCCCCAGCATCTCGCCCAGATTGCCCTCAGTACCGAGCAGACGGTTGATTTCGGGGTTGTCGGTGCCTGCGGACATCTCTTCGAGATTGGCCGAGGTGACGCCGTATTCTTCGGCGGCGATCAGCGCGTTCAGTGTCCAGCGCGCGATGTCGGCCCAGTCATTGTCGCCATGACGGACCAGCGGGCCAAGCGGCTCTTTCGAGATGATCTCGGGCAGGACGATGTGATCCTGCGGGTTCTCAAACGCGGCGCGGGTCGCGGCAAGACCAGAGGCGTCTGTGGTATAGGTATCACAAGCACCTGCAAGGTACTGCTGCTGACCTTCGGCATTCGTCTCGATCGGGACGGGCTGATAGCTCATGTTGTTCTTGCGGAAGTAGTCCGCGAGGTTGAGCTCGGTCGTGGTACCGGTCTGGATGCAGACAGTCGCGCCATCCAGCTCCTTGGCCGAGCTGACGCCCAGTGCCTTGGGAACGATAAAGCCCTGACCATCATAGTAGTTGATTCCAACGAATTCGAACTTGAGGTCGACATCGCGGCTAAAGGTCCAGGTGGTGTTGCGCGCGAGCAGATCAATTTCACCCGAGGCAAGCGCAGTAAAGCGGGTCTTGCCGGTGGTTGGGACGAACTGCACGGCAGTCGGATCGCCCAGAACAGCCGCAGCGACAGCACGGCAGACGTCGACGTCAAAGCCGGCCCATTCGCCGTTTGCATCCGGCGCGGCAAAGCCTACCAGACCGGTCGTCACGCCACAGTTCAGCGTGCCGCGTGCCTTGACGTCGTCCAGTGTCGCAGCTCCGGCCACACCGGCCGAAAGGCCTGCAACCGTCAGTGCGCCAAGAATTACGGATTTTTTCATTTTTACCTCTTCCTGTTTGGCCGCCGCAACGCGGGACGGCTCATTCGACCCGTGCGGGCCGTTCATAACAAAGTAGGGACTGCGCCCTCTCAGTGTGCAAGAGTTTGGGTTGATTCATCTGGCAAGGTCAACCCAAACCGAGGGTAAGATGCTCAATCATTGCGCAATTGCCCGGCGATGTCGCGACCTGCCGCGTCGCTCAGGCTGATCGCGTCAATCGGTAAAACCGATATGCGCGTAAAAACGCTGTTCTTTTACGTTCAGCGGTCTGTTGCGCTTCGTCGTCAGCGCCCCATTGCTCTTCTTGCCAGGTTTCGTCCAGACGAGACACCTGCCAGAGGTCTTCGGGCGGCTGCATGTCGTGGATGGCGGCAAACGCCAGGATCAAAGACCCCGAAAGCGCCACCAGATCGTGAAACGCCGCCAGTTCGAAATCTGACAACTGATGCACCTGACGGCGCAATTGCGTCAGCGCTCCCGCATCCTGCGGCACATGCATCAGGCCGGTGCGTTCATGCAACCGCGCGCCCAGAACCTCGGCCGCCCAGTCCAGATAGGGGGTCCAGATCATGGCCTGCCGGTCCACCAGCGCATCCGGGCTGTCAGCCCGGTAACACAACAGATCGGCGTCACCGTAATCGGCCAGCATATCGGCCACCTCGATGCGTTGCAGGCCCAGCTTGTCGATGGCAGAGTTCGCTGCCTGAGTCATAGGCATGCTCATCGGGTCAACTTTTTCAGCCTGCGCATCCCATTCCGCCGCGACGGCCTGCGCAAGAGCGCGGGTCGGTACAATCAGACCGGCCTTGGCCGGCGTGCGTACACGGCGCCCGTCAAGTGCGACGCCAAAGCCACCCTCTTCCTCGACAACATCTGCGGATGTCCAGAATCGTTTCGGCGCCCAGTCGGTCATGCCGTCTGTTCCCATATCTGTTGAAGCAGGCCCGGTAGCATACGAATGTCATCCAGCAGCACATGCGCCTCGCGCAGCCGCGCACGGTCATGATAGCCCCAGGTCACACCGATCGCCAACATGCCGGCTGCGCGCGCCATTTCCATGTCATAACTGGTGTCGCCGATCATCACCGCGCGGTGCGGTTCAATCCCGGTCTCGGACAGGGCCGAACGCAGCATGCCCGGATGCGGTTTCGACGGATGATTGTCCGCAACCTGCTGCGTTACAAAAAGGCTGCGCAGGTCATGCCCGTCCAGAAGTTTGTCCAGCCCCCGGCGCGATTTTCCGGTGGCGACGCCCAGCAGCACTTCTGGCACCGCATGCAGACCATCAAGCACGTTGCGCACATGGGGATAAAGCGGCGACGACACCGCAACCCCGTTGTCGGCCCGCAGCGTCATGTAAGCCGCCTTGTAGCCGTCAACCAATATGCGCCGCTCAGCGGTTTTGATCCCTGGCACCAGTTGCGACATCGCCTCGGGCAGGGACAAACCGACAATGCCCAGAACTGCGTCGCGCGATGGCATTTCCAGACCCCCGCCATCAAACGCCGCCTGCATCGCCGCGAGGATATCGGCCTGACTGTCGACCAAAGTGCCGTCAACGTCAAAAACCACGAGTCGCAAGTCGCTCATCCCAGAATCGACTCGAACGGATCGTCAGCCGCCAGATCCTCAGTCCAGCCCAAGGTATCCCAGCTTTGGGCCATGTGATCGGGCAGCGGCGCGGTGACGGTAATCATCTTGCGCGTAACGGGATGTTCAAACCGCATGGTCCGCGCGTGCAGGTGCAGCTTTTTCGAGATGATGCCGCCCAGCTGCGCGCCCCAGCCGTCGCCCATATTCTCCTGCCCCGAACCGCCATATTTGCCGTCGCCGATGATCGGATGCCCGATCTCGGCCATATGCGCGCGCAACTGGTGGGTCCGCCCGGTCAGCGGCTCCATCGCCACCCAGGACGCACGACTGGCCACCCGGTAGAGCGTCGCATACAGCGTATGCGCCCGCTTTGCCCCGGGCGTGCTGTTCATATCGCGCGGATGCACGGCAATCATCTTTTCGCCCTCGCCCGCGCTGCCATGGCCTGCGGCCTTGACCAGACCATACTTTATCTCACCCAGATAAGGCGTCGGCACCCCGGCGACGAGCGCCCAATATATCTTGCGCGTCTGCTTGTGCCGCATCGCGGCTGTAAGCGTCGCGGCCACCGCACGGCTGCGCGCCAGCAGCAGCACACCAGACGTGTCCTTGTCGAGGCGATGCACCAGACGCGGCTTTTCGTCATATTCTCCTCGCAGAGCCT is part of the Puniceibacterium sp. IMCC21224 genome and harbors:
- a CDS encoding amino acid ABC transporter permease, with product MTTFSDPPQASFRLSMLINDTRYRSYTFQAIALIIVIAVFAYLGANLVANLRAAGLTIGYGFLSEPSNYDINQTLIDYTSQSSHLRASVVGILNTLLVSFLACITATVIGVIAGVLRLSPNWLVRKLMAIYVEMFRNVPVLIWIIIIFTVMTAVLPAPNAFRGENATSSMLFGAFAFTNRGLYLPAPVWGPGSLLLASIFVASVIGVVVYRRYATKLLFDTGRLLPMGWPSVAIFFLPTLVFYFLLGRPVTLDYPELRGFNFQGGIQILGSLIALWFALAIYTGAFIAENVRAGIQAVSRGQTEAAASLGIRPNRIMKLVVLPQALRVIIPPLISNYLNITKNSSLAIAVGYMDITGTLGGITLNQTGRAIECVLALMLFYLCISLAISAIMNVYNNSVRLKER
- a CDS encoding amino acid ABC transporter substrate-binding protein; amino-acid sequence: MKKSVILGALTVAGLSAGVAGAATLDDVKARGTLNCGVTTGLVGFAAPDANGEWAGFDVDVCRAVAAAVLGDPTAVQFVPTTGKTRFTALASGEIDLLARNTTWTFSRDVDLKFEFVGINYYDGQGFIVPKALGVSSAKELDGATVCIQTGTTTELNLADYFRKNNMSYQPVPIETNAEGQQQYLAGACDTYTTDASGLAATRAAFENPQDHIVLPEIISKEPLGPLVRHGDNDWADIARWTLNALIAAEEYGVTSANLEEMSAGTDNPEINRLLGTEGNLGEMLGLSADWAKMAIAAGGNYGEVFEKNIGENTPIGLSRGLNAQWTDGGLLYSPPFR
- a CDS encoding ATP12 family chaperone protein, with protein sequence MTDWAPKRFWTSADVVEEEGGFGVALDGRRVRTPAKAGLIVPTRALAQAVAAEWDAQAEKVDPMSMPMTQAANSAIDKLGLQRIEVADMLADYGDADLLCYRADSPDALVDRQAMIWTPYLDWAAEVLGARLHERTGLMHVPQDAGALTQLRRQVHQLSDFELAAFHDLVALSGSLILAFAAIHDMQPPEDLWQVSRLDETWQEEQWGADDEAQQTAERKRTAFLRAYRFYRLTRSA
- a CDS encoding HAD-IA family hydrolase encodes the protein MSDLRLVVFDVDGTLVDSQADILAAMQAAFDGGGLEMPSRDAVLGIVGLSLPEAMSQLVPGIKTAERRILVDGYKAAYMTLRADNGVAVSSPLYPHVRNVLDGLHAVPEVLLGVATGKSRRGLDKLLDGHDLRSLFVTQQVADNHPSKPHPGMLRSALSETGIEPHRAVMIGDTSYDMEMARAAGMLAIGVTWGYHDRARLREAHVLLDDIRMLPGLLQQIWEQTA
- a CDS encoding RluA family pseudouridine synthase, with the translated sequence MSRVQTITVGPDDADQRLDRWLRRLFPHIAQTRIEKMCRKGDLRVDGGRVKASTRLATGQSVRIPPLPDPGQIVSGPKTEITSADARMMQDAVLYRDDHVIALNKPPGLPTQGGSKQVRHVDGLSEALRGEYDEKPRLVHRLDKDTSGVLLLARSRAVAATLTAAMRHKQTRKIYWALVAGVPTPYLGEIKYGLVKAAGHGSAGEGEKMIAVHPRDMNSTPGAKRAHTLYATLYRVASRASWVAMEPLTGRTHQLRAHMAEIGHPIIGDGKYGGSGQENMGDGWGAQLGGIISKKLHLHARTMRFEHPVTRKMITVTAPLPDHMAQSWDTLGWTEDLAADDPFESILG